The genomic interval tagaaaacagataaatacAACCCAAGTCTGTTAGATTCCAGCAAGGTTTCCAGTCTTTGCAGTCTTCTCCACAGATCCCACTTCAGGCCCAGATGCACTCACCCTATGAAAAGGTCTCTGGGGGTCCCAGTCTGGTGCTGGTTTGGGGGATTCAGATCTTGCATCACTCTCCAAGCCCCCACCAAAGATCTTGGGCTGGTGACTATCTGGATACTTAAGCATTGAGTCCCGAAGCGTCTGTCCATCCTGTCGTCTCTCACCAGGTGTCTCTGACTCAGGACCTGGAAGTTCTGCAGAAAGGTGGCAGGTGGATGCTGGGAGTGGGAAAGGACTTGGGCTCTTTTAAATCTCCTTGAAATCATCAGCTTTCTCACACTTCCCAAACCCCAACTACTCtctgcaagtattttttttttcacccaccGACCCAGTAGAAACCACAGGTTCTTCCCCAGGAGCATCCACACACCAGGAGGGCGGGAAGGCAAGGTCCAGGCCCCCATCTCGCTGAAGATGTTATTGAAATCCCGTACTAGGTCATCAAAGCCAAAGTTATCGTGGAAAcgcattcctcctccagggctgaagctgaagccaaaGCTAAATTCCTCGGGGGGCTGGGTACCCTCAAACCTCGAGTTCCCACGGCCCCACGTGactccttcttcttcctcttcctcatcatCTTCGTCTTCATCGCGAGTCATTCCTCCAAAAAAGGGATCTCTGTGGCTAGGGGTGGAGGCAGATTAGCCACCAAAATTTCGGTACTACTTAAACCATAACATCAGCTAATGCGCGACAGAGTGGGACAAGAGTTGGGATCTGAGACCCTGAAGCGAGGGTAGAGGACTGGCCATCAGGTTTGTTTTGCTTCATCAAAGTCGTGTCCCGCCCCCGCAGCTTCCTGCGGTTCTTCTTAAGTgtttcccagcccctcccctcccctcccctcccccaaggtcTTGCTCACTTGTCCTCTTCCCCGGAGCCCCATTGTCTTCCCCACCCGGTACCCCTGTTGCATCACCCTAGATTGGAGAAAGGCTTAAGCGGCTGTTTCTTAACGACCGCCCTGGTTACTGTCGGGGGTGTGTGTTCAATGTTGACCTTCTTTTCCGCAGGAGTTGTAGGAGTGGAGAAAAGGATGTTTTTCCAAAAATAGGGTGTCAAGGGTCAAGCTCCCCTCAGAGTACTCCCGCCCCTCCGTGTCTGGCCCGAACCCGCTCTCACCTTCGAGGTCCAGAAAAGCCGAAAAAGCCCCGAAAGAGGTCAAAAAGGCTCATTCCCGCAGTGGGACTCGAACCTTCGAAGCCCACAGCTGGCAGCAGCCAGAGCTACGCTGTCGGAAATTGAGCGAACGTCAGACCACGCTGCCGGAAAGCAAGCATGCGATCGCACACTGTCGTAAAACAACCGTAAGCCGGCCGTCGctgaggggcggggcgggcgatCCTATCAAATTCTAAAGGCTTTCAGTTTTGCCCCCACCTGTTTCCTGTGAAGGGGGCGGGcgtactgaatttttattttccaacGAACACTTGCCCTCTAAGCCAATTCTTTTCGCCgaccaacccactccaatagggTTTCGAGGGGTTGACGCTTGATGGCACTGGAGACAGCCGCCAGAGGGCACCCCACCCACACAAATGAACCGGACCCAGACCCTCCCTCATTGCACTCACCACACCCACGGACTAGTGTTCTGCCTTAACCCACCTCGCTCCCTTCTTTCATCCTGTTTCTCGCCTGACTTAAGTCTGGTATTAGAGGAATGGACAAAATGTATCAAGCTCCTACTTTAATAATGACATCCCGAGAGTAAAAGACACAGGAATGCATGGATTTAACTTCATCTCTCCAGCTATTTAGTTTGTCAAGATAGGCTCTGCAATCATCAGAATAGACTTTGTAAGAGAGCAAGGGAAATCTAGTCGTTTTGGGAAGGAAGAATTTGGAGGTATCAGTATCCCCTTTTGCCTATCAATGACTTTCAAAGCTTCTCCCCCTTTCTGtacccccacctccttcccaaaCCTGGCCTTGCTCTAGCCTCCTCCTTTTCAAGGGTTTGTGTATTAGCTGTGTGAAATGAAAACACTCAAGAAGCAAGACCTACTGCTTCAGTTTTACTAGTCAACAGTGCATGTTTTGCACTCATTTCTTTCCAGTTCATTTGCCTGGACCCATCTAAATTAAACTTTGATTCTCTTGATACAAAGTGATTTCTTTCAGTTCTTGCTTAATCCCTTTCCTTTCCACCATCAGCTATCCCACCCCCTTCACTCCCTAAAATCTGCTAcagatctgaaggaaatgaagttTTGCAATGATTCTTTCCAGGCACCACTGTGAAATTTTTGAGGGAGGGCGAGGGAATCCCCTCAAGGGCAGCACATTAAGGTCAGAGTTCTTAAAGGGCGAAGATTCCGTTTTTATTCCACTGCCTTCGGGGCCTGCTAGAGAAGGCCCAGTTGGTACAGTAATATTTATTCATCAAGCTGGTCATCGACGAGACTGAGGACATCCTAGACGGAGCAAGAATGGGCAGAGGCTGAAGGTagaggttttctttttatatatacaaGACACATTAATCCATTAAATTTGAAGacacagtacaaaaaaaaaaaaccacttcaaCTAATTCATCTGACAATGCTGTTCATATTCATGAcgccattttttgttgttgttttgtttcctaATAATAAAGGAGGAGACTCAGGGCTGTTGGGCTGATATATATTTGGgggtcccccctccccacctcacccacACACCACCAGGGTgaacaggaggaggagaagagagggcaGGGCCCACAGCAAAGTTTCATAATCTTGAATgcaagggaggaggaagagaggaaaggaagaaaaaaaaaaaggagaaaatacaaaTCCTATAATACATACAACAGAGTGGGGATGGTATGGGAATGGGACAGACATGAAGCTGAGGCATGGGGTGGgccgctgggggtggggggtggtggaacCCCCcacattcttttctctctttgatgCTGTTTCCATAGTTGCCAGGCTGAGAAGCCCTCTCAGAAGATGGGACCGGGAGAAGAGGATCGGGGCCTCAGTTGGCCCCCCAGCTGTAGCTGTTGTAGGCAGACTTGTTGGTCTGGGGCTTCTGCGGGATGGAGCTGGTCTGGCTACGTTGCCCGCTGCCCGTCTGCAGGGGAATGGGAGGGTGAATGGGGAGGAAAAAGATGTCGAGTTAGTGGGACAAATTTATGACATCTTCAAGTGGAGATTTAGAAACTGTTTTACTCTCCCATTCCCCTGGCTTAGAAACTACTCTGAAGCTTGCTTCTCAACCATCAGAAATTTGGTTGATACGGCAGTTAAAAGCACCTCTGACAAGTAAAAAAGCACCTATAAACTTTAAATAAGGGAAAGATGAAAAGAGGGCAGGATACTTTTGGAGGCAAGATAGTGAATCAGTTCTACTCATTTTCAattccacctccccccacccctcaaacCCATCCTCTCCTGTTCCCCGAAGGCTAACTCTCTAGAGAGAATTATGGCCTCTTGGAGATGGGTAATCACAaggtgatttcactttcactgatcCCTATAAATGCCTCAATTTGGGTATCTGTAGTTGAGAGCAAGGAAGTCCTTACTCTAGCTTCCCAAGCCACCTATGAGGAAGGGGGAGAGGTCACTTGCACCACCCCAGGGCTCCCCAGCCCTATCACACATCACATCTGTGAGCCTATTTCAGGGAAGATAAGAGAGTCTGAGGCCCCAGGCTCCAGATGCTGCTCCAAGAATCCTTTCCATTCCAGTAACCAAGTGTTTCAAAAGTCAGGGAAGGgtagaaagaaaaagagcagtGAGGAGGGGAGGACGAGAGAGGAACGGGAGGCCAGAGAGCTCAgcaaggtgtgtgtgtttgtgtatcccGCCTTGTGACCGTGCAATCTCTTCTCTTCACGTTCCCTGAGACTGTGGAGGTGAAATGGGGACTGAAAAGGAGTGGGTTCAAGCATATCATCATTCAGTTTCATTACCTGCTCCTCCTGCTGGCGCTGGCAACAGAGAATCATCTGCAAATATGGTAGCTGAGGCAGAACCAGGATATATGGAAAATAAAGGGACAAACTTTGACAATAGAACTCCACCATTAGAAGGGAAAGCTACAATGTCAGGGAAGGGGGAAGGCTGGGAGAGGTTAAGAGGGGAGGTGTGAGCCAGGTCTGATGGGATGAGGACAACTGTGCTatgggaggaggtggaggagaaagGCACCAAAGGAATCAGGGAAAAAAGGTTGCAATCTGGCCCCTCTCTGACATATCCTTTGCCGGCCACTCGTGTTATGTGCGCTGTGTCTGTATGTGCTGTGTGCCCATGGCTGGCGCTGGGGAGGATTGGGTGAAGTTGGTGGTGAGGAAGGGtaagaaaaggaaaggggaggTAGTTTTAGGgataggaaggaagaggaagggaaaggaaagaggggGAAGGGCTATTACCTGGCCATCCTGCTGCAGGTGATGGTGAAGGATCTGGGAATGCGGCTGCTGATGGGGAGTCAGGATGTGCATAAAGGGGGCAGGTGGGTAGGCAGCAGCTGTGGCCGGATTGATGGGCCCCCCACTTCCTAGGGCCGAAGGCAAGTTGAAGGAGGCAGCAGGAGTACCGGAATGAAAACCTTGTTTCTCAAAGGACTGCTATccagaagaataggaggagagagAGTAAAAGGATCAGCAAACTATTCCTTGGAATTTCTGAATCTAAGATCCCCCACCCTGATAGAGCAGCATGGTGTCACAGGAATGCTGCACTTGAAGTCAGATATTCAGGTCTCTGCCTCAGTTCTAGTCTTTAATAGCTGTGTGATCCTGAGAAAACTATTCAGTCTCTCAGCCTGTTTTCTCTTACATGAATCAGGGATGCTATTAACCTCTCAGTTGTAAGGACCAAATAAGAGGACAGATGTGTGAGAGCACTTTGTGAAATCTGACATCATTCATGAACACAGGGAAATCTGTTGACTACTATTAGCACTATTAGCACAACCTCTGGAGTTGGGTAAAAATTAGAACTtgttggatatttttttttttttaatgaatacacACTGAGGTATCTTAAGTGTTAATGGTCTTGGTCATGAAGCACTCCACCACAACTAATACTTTACCTGgaacttttaattatttatggTGTGCGTGAGGAGCAACACAATACTAATCTGTGCATAATTTGGATGCCTCCTTGCTTTAATTACTGGGCTGTGTTGTATCCTTTCCCACTCTGTTATAGACTTAGAAAGAATGGGAAGAACTAGTTTCCTTTCATTCTGTATCTATTCTCTGAGAAACTTATGAAAAGGTTGGGAGTAAGTAAAGGGCCAGGAAAACTTGCACAGTAAACAACATGACATCACAACAATTTACCACACTTCATCTTCctgtaacatttttcttttttccaagagGGCTAAATTTAAACTTTAAGAACTCACTCACTTTCTAGTAGGATGGGTTTCCTGATACCTCTCTTAAGGAGATTGTTCTTGTTCCCTGTATTTTCCCGCCCTttggccacatggcttgtgggatcatagttccccgaccagggattgaagccgggcCCATGGcaatgaaagtgccaagtcctaaccaccaaACAGCAAGGGAATTCCCATGTTCAGTGTTGTTCTGTCACTGCAACTCCACCTCCCTGACATCCACCTCTCTTTCCACTTCTGCCCAGAGCCAGGCACCTACCTGGGTTTTGGAGTACACAGAACCCGAGATATCTGGCACGCCTGTATTACTGGAGGTGACTGACACACCTGggggaggaggaaacagacaggagGGTTAGCTCAGCTGACTGTCTGGCCCCATCCCTGGCAAATGATGATGCTTTTCTAGCTACAGCACTGCAAGGGAATTTTGGTGTTTTTCCAACTTCATGTCAGTCCTGAGGAATAAGAGCTCATGACACAAAAAGATTCCCTAAGGAGTTCTCTTGCCCTTTCCCGATATATACCGTTTATGTGAGAGTGAGGTGTGTTGTTTTTGGGAGCACCAGGGAATATAGCCAAACTTCACTAGCCTATGACTTTCAAAACACTCTCTGTGCCAAAGCCCACAGGACTGTATTAAACTTTTCATGTCCATTTCAAATCAATCAGCCCAAACTCCACTCAGTTCTGCCGTCTTGCTGCTGAGTGGGCTCAAAATTCATGCCTCCACAGCATAAGCAAAGTACTAAAGGAGAAGTTCAGTTCAACCCCCAAGAGCACTTTcattctcagagcctcagtttactTAGGCCAGCTTCCCTATTGTCTTGGTACTACTAGGCTACATACTTACAATTTAAAGAGCAAATTTCCATTTACTGAATTTAAGCCTAAGTGTGGAGAAGAGGATAGACAGGGTTAGGCTATCTCTTATAGCCTAGGTGGAACACAAAATCCAACTGTCATTCTAGTTTACAATTTCAGCTTTTCCATGAGGTAAAAGCTCCAATCCATACTGTAGCAACTTGTGTGTTTAACTCCCTATACCACCACTATAATTTTATGGAAACCACAACGATACAGTTCCCCATTTTAATCTGTACTCCTTAAACTGAAATACACATACTGTACCTCCCAGGGTATGAGGCAGTAAGAATAGGAAAAAAGCCATCAGGTAAAATAACCCAGCATCTTACTAGCGAAACTgtatgcaaatattgaagaaaaagtAACTGAAATTTTACTAGGAATTTAAAGCTTGTTTTCTAAAGATCTGTTTAATCTCAGAAAGTGAGATAAAACGAGACTTCAGAAAAACTTCAGTCTGGGTCTTTGGATTTTCCTCTGCTGTTAGGATCATTTTGATGAGTTTTTTAGAACTAAGATGGActcacccaacacacacacacacacacacacacacacactctgatgGAGTGACAAATGAGGAATCCTCCATTTACCCACAATTCAATAGCGATCtccgttcacacacacacacactgatggaGTCACAAATGAGGAATCCTCCATTTACCCACAATTCAATAACAATCTCCATTCAAACTCCAAAATCCAAATCCTCCCTAGACCAAGGCAGCCTTCAAAAGCTAAGCCCACCTTGGACAGCCACCTTAGAATCTTCCCAGTAGAAGTGGTGTTTACCCTGGAAAACCCTCCCATATCGTAAGTCCAGTTTCAGGGAGGAACAAAcacaaaataggaaaagaaaagaattacagACActaatggctcagtgataaagaacctgcctgccaatgcaggagatgtcggtttgatccctgggtcaggaagacacccaggaagaggaaatggcaacccacgccagtattctgggcatggaaatcccacggacagaggagcctgacaggctacagtctgtggggttgcaaaagagtcagacatgacttagcaactaaacaacaacagaaaccaaGCATGAGAAAACACTTTCCCATCTTCGAAGTATCAACTCTACATTTTAATGGTGCTGGAGTaaaaggggacaacacaggaacTAACCAGGtagtgttttcctttcctttttcagctCCCAGGTGCCCATTTGGCACATCACTGGTAACAGGCATAACTTTAGGAACAGAAATTCATTTATGAAAAAAGCTAAGCTAATGCGGAGGTTTGTGTGGAAATGTTGAGAGTAAGGTGAAATGGACAGGATAAAAATAGAACATCTCTGAGGGAAACCAGAAGAGACAATAACCTTTACAGTGAAGGTTCAAACAGCTTGCCAGCACCCTTGGTCATCCCATACAGAATGGAAGAGATGGCTGTTCTCAAGCCTAGTGGTAGGAATTTAGTTCCAATGTGCCCTTAACTGGTCTCATTCTTTCTAGAGGCTGGACTGGCTCAAAAACAGCTTCTAGTCTAGAAGCCTTGATTGGGCTACTGGTTGAAACAACTGGagatgcagaaaaaaacaaaatagtgtAGTAGCCCTAAATGGACTCAGTGTAAGCATTTGAGACCCTAGAAAATAATAGGCATTCATTTCCCTACCTACTATTCACCAATTAGAAATCTCAGACTACAGAgtttttttgctttccttccaaCAGTCAACATCCCCTGGTTAATCCACACTCCCAAGCAGTGATGATCACACAAACACAATGTGGATGGCGGGGAGGAGAAACAAGAAATCTCTCCCAGCATGGCAACCCCTGAGAAAGCTGGGCACACTCAAAAGACAAAATTACTTCAGAGGGCTGGGAACAAATACAAA from Dama dama isolate Ldn47 chromosome 20, ASM3311817v1, whole genome shotgun sequence carries:
- the HAX1 gene encoding HCLS1-associated protein X-1 isoform X3; the encoded protein is MSLFDLFRGFFGFSGPRSHRDPFFGGMTRDEDEDDEEEEEEGVTWGRGNSRFEGTQPPEEFSFGFSFSPGGGMRFHDNFGFDDLVRDFNNIFSEMGAWTLPSRPPGVWMLLGKNLWFLLELPGPESETPGERRQDGQTLRDSMLKYPDSHQPKIFGGGLESDARSESPKPAPDWDPQRPFHRFDDAWPVTPHSRAREDNDLDSQVSQEGLGPVLQPQPKTYFKSVSVTKITKPDGVQNHQHLHPWMIPHPSWICS
- the HAX1 gene encoding HCLS1-associated protein X-1 isoform X2, with product MSLFDLFRGFFGFSGPRSHRDPFFGGMTRDEDEDDEEEEEEGVTWGRGNSRFEGTQPPEEFSFGFSFSPGGGMRFHDNFGFDDLVRDFNNIFSEMGAWTLPSRPPELPGPESETPGERRQDGQTLRDSMLKYPDSHQPKIFGGGLESDARSESPKPAPDWDPQRPFHRFDDAWPVTPHSRAREDNDLDSQVSQEGLGPVLQPQPKTYFKSVSVTKITKPDGTIEERRTVVDSEGRKETTVTHQEAGGSPRDGPESPTPPSLDDSSSILDLFLGRWFRSR
- the HAX1 gene encoding HCLS1-associated protein X-1 isoform X1; translation: MSLFDLFRGFFGFSGPRSHRDPFFGGMTRDEDEDDEEEEEEGVTWGRGNSRFEGTQPPEEFSFGFSFSPGGGMRFHDNFGFDDLVRDFNNIFSEMGAWTLPSRPPGVWMLLGKNLWFLLELPGPESETPGERRQDGQTLRDSMLKYPDSHQPKIFGGGLESDARSESPKPAPDWDPQRPFHRFDDAWPVTPHSRAREDNDLDSQVSQEGLGPVLQPQPKTYFKSVSVTKITKPDGTIEERRTVVDSEGRKETTVTHQEAGGSPRDGPESPTPPSLDDSSSILDLFLGRWFRSR